The sequence CACATTTTATTATGCGGATTGGTATAACGAATCGACTAAAATTGCAGTTGGGTTATCCGCGGCTAATTTTGGCCGTAAATATGCCGAGTTTAAGGCTTGTCTTGCTCACTTATTACCTTATAGTTTTGAGGATATAGCGTTCACCGTACTTAATTATAATGAAGGCGGGACTGACTTAACGCGTTTTTCTAAGCAACAGCTAACACGGGTGCAGGAATATCTGGCCTATGATCCTAATGTTGAACTGGTGCTGGTGGATGCCTATACCGATAGTTATGGTGGCCGTTCGGTTAACCAAAGAGTGTCAGATAACCGCGCTGAGTCGGTGAAAGAGTTTTTCCTATCCAGTGGTATCCCTCAAGATCGTATTTTAACGGTTGGTCATGGTGAGCGGCGTCATGTAGCTTCAAATGAAGATATAGATGAAAGGGCCCGTAATCGCCGAGTCGTGATCAGGATAAGTAAACCAATGTAGTCAGCAAGACATTTTGTATGGGGATGTGTTATTAATGCCAAGTATTATGCTTGGCATTATTATTTTACACGGGATAAAAAAAGCCCACTTAATCTAAGTGGGCCGCAAAATAATGCATTTGCAATCAACAAATTGAAGGAAGGAAGTCAAGCATAAGAACCAGGGATGAAACTGACATGTTGGGAACACATCAGCTTAAAAGTTCTTGTTTTCAATATCTGAAGACAGATACTTCCTGAAAACAAGGCTATTCTAGTGCTTGGCATTACACAAAACAAACGAGAAAAATTGCCTGTATACATTAGCA is a genomic window of Shewanella putrefaciens containing:
- the motY gene encoding flagellar protein MotY translates to MWRKLILVSILCVPATATAELRHYVASLNNSQWRVTENSPIVCRLEHDIPSYGKAIFTSEAGKQLNLNFTLDMWLKPDQVTQAQLISRSPQWRPGVVSKEITSLRYQKYFNGEVPKRAAWSMLDELSRGMQPTFYYADWYNESTKIAVGLSAANFGRKYAEFKACLAHLLPYSFEDIAFTVLNYNEGGTDLTRFSKQQLTRVQEYLAYDPNVELVLVDAYTDSYGGRSVNQRVSDNRAESVKEFFLSSGIPQDRILTVGHGERRHVASNEDIDERARNRRVVIRISKPM